The DNA sequence CAAACCGGTGAGATGATCGAGGGACAAAAGCAACTCTCCGCATTCGATTTGGAACTCTTGGGCAAGCTTTCATTCAATCGGGGTTTCTACGATCGAGCCACCGAATGGATAGATGCAGCAATCTGGATGGCCAAAAGATCCAATGCATCCGAACAAATCATCCAAAACTTCCAGGGAATGCTCAGAACAATGCAAAATAAGCACGACGTTGTACTAGAGAAGAAAGGGCCCCGCAATCGCTCATGGCGCACTTTTCTCGTTCCTTTCGACGAGAAGCTccgaaagaagaagaaatacaagaagatcaagaatAAGCGCTATCAACCCGGAGACAAAGCTGACGGTTTGGACCAAAATCTGTGGGAAAAATTCAATGCTCTGTGTCGAGgtgaggagaagaagagccCGGCCCAGCTTCAGAACTTGACCTGTCATTATCTGCATTACAAAGATCCCTATCTCAGATTGGGTCCATTCAAATTGGAGCAGAAGTCCCTGCTTCCATATATCGCGGTGTTCCATGACTTCATGTACGACAAAGAAATGGAGGACTATCGAAGCAATGTGAACCGTCGTTTGATACGCTCTATGCACTTGACCAAGAAAGGAGAGCACGATGGTGTGAGTGTGAAGCGAACCAGTTCCCAAGCTTGGTTGGATGATCGACATAACACCACTAAGCTGAATGGCACCGATAGCTCTGCAATGGCCTTGAAAGTGAGTCGTCGACTTCAAATCGCCACTCGGTTCCACGTCTTGGCCGAGGAAGGAGGGGAAATGTATCAGGTGGGTGTTCATAATCATTACCTACACATACCCGATATACCGTGCGAGTATGATGACTGAATGTGTGTTTGTTTCTAGGTGGCCAATTATGGGATTGGAGGGGTTTATAATCACCATACAGACAGTTCAGGGGAGTTTGGCATCTCCAAGGAGAGGTTTGATAACCTCAAAGCATTCGGTGGAGATAGAATTGGGACGGCAATGGGATATTTGTCTGACGTCAGAGCTGGTGGAGCCACGGTTTTCCCAAACGCCAAGGTGACAATTTGGCCCAAGAGAGGCAACTTGGCATTTTGGTAAGGCTATTGGTGTCCTCTTTGCATAAAAAGAATAGCAGTGTGAATAACCCATGATCTTTCAGGTACAACAACGACTACAATGGCAGAGTCGATTTTCTAACTTTTCACGGAGGTTGTCCAGTTCTTGCCGGTTCCAAATGGATCACCAATAAGTGGATCCGATCCTGGTGGCAAGTCCAACATTTTCCTTGCAAGACCACGTCTGATACCTATCACCGCATCAAACCCATTGATAATGATTTCTGTAAAATGACTCATAATTGTGATATACCGTTCGTCGCACACACACAATAACGTGACTTTTGTGTTAGTACTCGTTTGTGAATTAAATTTGAAGACTGATATTGATAGAGTCCATACTTTATAACAATGTCACCGATTGTCCGTAGACTCAAACACTCACGTATTAAGATGTAGCTTGCAAATAGAAGCTTGTTATTaatctaaaatgaaaaaagtgtctTGAAAGTTCCACCGACAAATACAGATGACCACAAATAAAAATTTCGAGTTGTTTCAACCACGATTGGGCGAGACCATTAAGTAATATCCTACTCTGAGGGTCATCACGCCATGAATTATTAAGCAGACATTTAGGGAAtattttgatacatttttaATGAAGGTCGTCCCGAAGATTTCCCTAGGGCTGGCGACTTTTATAAGCGTTAGGGTACACGGACAATATGAAAACAACCTAAGCTCCATCTGTAACTTATGTATGGTGGCTTAATCTTTCCTTGGGCACACTCTTAAGAGTTTTCTTGTCCTTGCCCCAAATTCACATCTGATGCGTAGCACATGACAATTTTTTGGcttaattttcaagaaacgtCACATCAGGAGCGAATTTATTAGGGCAAAGTTCACAACATCACGCCCACTTTGTCTCAAAAATAGTGGAGTGAAGGAAGTTATGAACCCCTTGAATCTGGACTGGGACGCTTTGGATGAGAACAAACACCTCCAATTTGAGACGCTCGGTagattgcatttttcttcaagtgaGACCGGTCCGGTGTTGCCACAATTACATatgtcaattttcaactcGATTGAAGGATTGGATTAAAAGTTATGGCATCGCAAAGTGCAACAGATAACAGTGCccagaatgaatgagttgaTTACCACAAAAGTGCAAGCGCATTCATACTGTGTGGTTTGAGAAAGCATAACTTTTACTTTATGGAGAACTATTTATCCTCGATCCCAGCGTCCCCGCCCATATTCCAAGGGTTCATGAATACGTACAATTTTCCGCCAATAAAAATGCCAAAACCCAGGCCCATCGAGTTAGAGCCAAATAGGATCCGAATGATGGGTTTCGGCAATGCACAAGTAAAGTTTGATAAAATTTTCGGCTTTCTCGTTGTCTCTGAGGTGAAACACTGTCAGATAGATTCAACGTCGTTGGAAGATTAGGAGGAATTCTTCGTATGAAATTTCAACCTTCGTTGTCAGGAATCCACCCAACATAGGAGAAAAGATCTTTCTCAGCCTATCAGGCCAAAATTGTCCAATAATGCATCAACGGCAATTTTGTTGAATGTTTGGAACTTTACCTCATATACCCCAATATTGGTGCCCTCATGACATACATTACTAAGGAGTACTAGAACCATCATTTGTCCGAGGTTGATACCATAAAGTGTTGCCACAGGGCCAGGCACTGGATCGAGGCTTCAGTAATGAATTACAAACAAACACTTATAAGAGATGCAACATACTATGACAAATACGAGTTCACTGAGCGAGTTTGACTCCCAACAAATCATAACTAACCAATAAGGCAATATGAAAACTAGGTTACTAAACAATCAGCATCCTGTGCAAGTGTTATGGGCTGCATGGAGAAAGCGACCGTCGCAGAGGGCCTTCCTTTTGTATAATGAAATACCATACAAATGTAGTAAAATAAAACAGGAAAAGCTATGACTTTCAGAAACCTTCGTAATGGAATTTTGGAGGACTTAAATCCAAATTAGCATATGATCTATCTAACCAATACTGGTTAACTGGTTTTATGAGAATTAATTGTCCTATTTTAATGCGTTTTAGCTCCAAAGTACCCTCCATAAATGAGGTAAAAAATGGACCACAATGTCCacacattatttttttacaataaatACATTTGACGCCACGCCGTCTAACTCGTTAGGATCTGATGTTCCCTCACAATCAGGATTCAAGAATGAAGGAGGCtgaaaaacgaagaaatgacttcattgtttcCACTAGTAAGGATTGCCGAGAACCTAAAGGTGATTTCAAACGTCTCGACGGTCCCTAGAATCAGCCCTAAAACCTTGGGTGGGACAAATTGCTTCCTGTATTCTCCGATAACTTTGGTACGTTCTTAGCTCACTCTACGTGTCATCGTTAAACCCCTAGTGCATCTATCAAGCTGTAAGAAGCCGGTTTCTTTTGGCAAGGCAATGATAACTGATGAATGCAGATATTGAGATGTATAAAGAAACGTTAaattaatttgttttgtttcccGTCACAAAAGTAGGCATTGCCCATTTGCAAAATCAGGTAAAAAAAGAGTTTCTCAGTAAAGTTTCCCTATCAAAAGATAGCCAACATTTTCGCAGCTTTAGTCTTTATTGTGGTCGTTTCCATGTCATTGAAGTTCCTTTCAGTCCTTCATTAGTGAATTGtcaattgaacaaagagaaaagagTGCGaaatttgatgacatttggaattCACGATCTACTATTTGCAAGTTCGCATGCACGCATGCCTGTTGTTTTCTCATTCTTCCTGACTTTCTTGCACAGTATTAGGATCCTGGCACACCCGCGACAAATCTAGCGACTGACAAGATCAATCAATCACAGAGGaagcaatctctctcagcacAAACCTCTACCATCAGTGTATATCTACCTCACCACCATTTCCTCATAATTACATCTCTGGAAAGCTTCAGTACAGTTGGGTCTCCTCTCCCCCTCCGGACACTCTCCTCTTTGTGTACATACTATGCATAGCTTGGAAACATGGCCAGCCTTTCAAAAGGTCGGTGTTGTCGGGTTTACACTACAGAGCTGCTACTTAGATAGATTAGTGCCGGGTAATTCAAGGTGCACTTCTTTACTCCAGCTGAACTTATTCAGATTACTCCATTGCCCGACCTAAGTGAAACATGGCCATCCAGGCTAGGCTCTCGACGAAGGAAGGCAACTCTACACGTGTAACTGGCGTAAGTCTGTCCTTTTCCAAAAGGCCGGACCCAGGCTGGCTCAAGGAGAGCTCTCGGTTCTCTTTCGATTTACCTCGAGAAGAGAGAGCCATTTGCAGTTGGCCGGGGATCGTCAACGAAGAGGCCCCTGGAAAAGCCAAGACTGGCATATTTACTCCGAAGATCATGCAACTTGGAGAAAGTACACAAGAGCTGTTCTCATGCAGTACTCGTGTTGTTTCGGAAGCAAGTGGTGATTGGATAAGAACCTACGCCTCGCAATGAATTAGTGAACTCATCGTCGACGAAGCAAAGGTAAGCTCAACATCACTACAAGTAATGTGCGTGAGTTAAGGAATATGGACCATCCCATTGCTACTAATTAGAGAcgatcaaaatatgcattatccGTTTAATATCTTACACTAGGTTTATTTGCATATCTGTCACATTTAATATTTTCATGACTATTTTTGGCTTTAGCAAgagccctccaaaaaaatCTCCATACTGTTTTGATAAATGGTGAGAGTGTTGTCTAGGGGCTTAAAAGGCAGTGCAAACAAAGAAAGGCCCATAATGCTAGGTGGGTTCAAATCCTACCGTCGCAAGTTACTTTTAAGGGCGAACACCTGATGCAGTGGAAAGCGCAGATTCCAAGTACGAGAACACTCCCTGTTTTGATTCTCCTCGCCGAACTTTCTTAACGAAATGTTTATCTACTAACCATCCCCACAGACAAAGGATCAATTTGTGCATCAGAAAcattggacgatgtgatggccgaCATTGTTCACCCCTCTGGCGTTAGCATGCACAAGTCAAGATCATGAAGAAATGAGAAAGAGTCACCAAAAATCAGTCACCTTGTGATCATGCTTTGGCGATgaaaattatttattttgactGTCGACGCCGATGTCCACCCCTTGTGACTGAAAGGCATGAACTGAACTGAGGCTCACAAACGCGgccaaataaaaatgcaatggaATTTGGGTTTACTTGAGGGAATGAAAGGTGGAATGTTCCGTTTTCCGGATATCTGCTCTATCCATTgtccctttaaaaaaaaagttcatgcCACTTGCAGTCCTTACTTTACGTTTATTTTCCAGTCATCCAAGATTTCAAAGTATTTTCCGTTTTTTAGCCTATTGTTTAGGTTTCACAGCAATttcatttacatattttgacGAATCTTNNNNNNNNNNNNNNNNNNNNNNNNNNNNNNNNNNNNGTTTTCAAGCAAAGTTTGGATGTCTCCACTGATATTGCTcggttcttttttgttttatttggtAGGCCTAGGATTCTTGGCAATAAAAAAGACGGGCTTTTACATTCGTTGCGCCCATAGAACGAAATCTGctattttattgattttcttgTAGATTTAGCTAAGGAAACTATTGGCAAGAACAAATCAATACTAATCAGTAATTTGATTAAAGCTATTTATTCTTGATTTAATTTTGAGGCTAGATGAGAAAGATTTCGataaaattgaacttgaaactagtttgaaaattttactGGTTATTCATATGATGAAGTTGGAAGCCGAATCAAGGGTCAAAGCacttaaaaatatttcagtaGATATGACTGATTTGGACAAAGATTActaaaaatgaacaagaaagaTTTAACAAGATCATAATAAATATTTAGTTTCTATTTTCAGCTTTAAATCCTAAGGTGACGTTACAAGCTTTTTCGGACAATTAATGATTTGAATTCTCAAAGTTCATGATGTATGCATCAACAATCCAAATATCACAATCTGGGTAGTCAAATTTTGTCTCTCTTCCCTTTAGGAACCGCCATCTAAAAACTATCTACATGGCACTATCTCACCAAAAGTTGTGCGGCGTGAGCCTGTTTGCAACTGCCATCTTTGCCCAGGTTCTTTGTTCCACCAATCAATTGGCTTCAACGCCATTCTCATGTCCGTTTATTGTCCTGGCCAATGGTACGATCAAATACGACAGGCCACAAAATTCTGAAGGGGACGAAGAATATGCTCAAGAGGTTGCCCAACAACCAATGGGAACCATTTGGTGCCTCCCAAAAACTTACACCATGGAACGACCACCATTTGTGGGTAAGTGATATGGAACCTCAATCGATTAGCATGATGATCGACCTGAAGGACGAAGTCGGAGACTCGTCGagctacgtacgtacgtacatcaaCGTTTGCCTTTTGGTGCCTTCTTCACTTCATTTAAAAGGCTGTACATAGTCATCAATTGCGTTTCAGGAGACTTTTCCTATATTTTTCACGGTGGATCAAATACTCAGTGATCCATTCatcacggttttttttttacacaatGGCTGGGCAATTGTCAGTACTTCAGAACATGTTGGTGGGAAGGAATGCGGTGGTGGAATGTGGAACTTGAGTCGATTGTACGACCGTACGAACACTTGTACGTTTTAGCACTAGCCATTTAGTATCTTTCAACAGTATGGcatctttgttcaaatgctgagaagctcattttgtCGATCTTGTTGATGGGTTTCTTCAATGCCTTTGTTATATCTGAGAAAGGTGTGTGATCATTGCATgagatttcaaaattgtctgccctcatttcttcaattgaatCAGCAAATATCTCTTGACTTGGTTGAGGTCGGGTAAGAAGCTGCCAAACTGGTGGTCAATTTCTACATGTGTTCGTTTTCTGAAGCACCCTTGACGTTAGCCTAAAAAATAAGCAATATTTT is a window from the Tigriopus californicus strain San Diego chromosome 2, Tcal_SD_v2.1, whole genome shotgun sequence genome containing:
- the LOC131891559 gene encoding prolyl 4-hydroxylase subunit alpha-2-like isoform X2 — protein: MFYSIFFQILDQTSGTMAMRLGPELIPWLIWTTIMCLPALVSTEYSERIAETPERDLFTSNEALANLFKQEEQMRHSIEAYVARLDRQIHAMDQLINNHEHNSTESEEDAAEYVSNPINAYVLLKRTGIEWPKLRDGLFSESFINQTKEIEELIEHVPKVSDLEGATNGIFLLQETYDLDMKEFALGRIRDPQTGEMIEGQKQLSAFDLELLGKLSFNRGFYDRATEWIDAAIWMAKRSNASEQIIQNFQGMLRTMQNKHDVVLEKKGPRNRSWRTFLVPFDEKLRKKKKYKKIKNKRYQPGDKADGLDQNLWEKFNALCRGEEKKSPAQLQNLTCHYLHYKDPYLRLGPFKLEQKSLLPYIAVFHDFMYDKEMEDYRSNVNRRLIRSMHLTKKGEHDGVSVKRTSSQAWLDDRHNTTKLNGTDSSAMALKVSRRLQIATRFHVLAEEGGEMYQVANYGIGGVYNHHTDSSGEFGISKERFDNLKAFGGDRIGTAMGYLSDVRAGGATVFPNAKVTIWPKRGNLAFWYNNDYNGRVDFLTFHGGCPVLAGSKWITNKWIRSWWQVQHFPCKTTSDTYHRIKPIDNDFCKMTHNCDIPFVAHTQ